The proteins below come from a single Roseiflexus sp. RS-1 genomic window:
- a CDS encoding TIGR04083 family peptide-modifying radical SAM enzyme codes for MLLPTLNCPAQCSYCFGPHQGSPTMSPATLEATARWARTLGDGGELHITFHGGEPLLPGVRFYRQALPLLRDGLAPRRVQFAVQSNLWFLTDALCEVFDEYRVDLGTSLDGPEAINDAQRGRGYFARTMESIRRARQHGLSVGAICTFTRRSAERADEIFDFFLQQGLGFSIHAAVPPLRQPDAPWALPPDTFGDLLLHLLDRYLNHLDRIRIGTLDAMCRSVSAGQGGICTFTDCIGRHLAVDPEGWITPCQRWAGMPRFRLGNVHDNPSLDDLAQSPVWRMWQERQERVAETCAGCPHWAYCRGGCPYDALAASGGRWDPARRDPYCAAYRRFFDVVTDRALAEVFSEENLQAVAERGVDQRYGLLQKGKLLTLLRGGPHPSQVLPQARRTVAAVALAMSASAEEAVARLDRLGLVTRPEVALASVRALERSLHTPPDRLVNAYIHITYACNLTCAHCYAEAGPRRREAMPVGDVLRLAEEAARLGFQKVVITGGEPLMHPQRDALLEGLAALRPLLRPTRLALRTNLAYPLTPKLIAALVHAADQVIVSLDGDEASHDARRGAGTYARTLANLRRLHEAAPALPLMLAAVLTAAQAQGREGKAVRALGEELGVPVRIRPPLPLGRAAAHPPALESHTSLEEDGAETMAQRTEIHVTCGLGMNVYIAPDGACYPCYALHGRAFCLGNAIEQGLKEVIVSERFQALRAKTVDTTPHCRACPWRYLCGGYCRAWRQGASIDAPPGDCSALQKQAQAKLYAALEALGIPPERWEAACNDCRIFDHQTVRLSD; via the coding sequence ATGCTCCTACCCACACTGAACTGCCCGGCGCAATGCAGTTATTGCTTTGGACCGCATCAGGGCAGTCCGACCATGTCGCCTGCCACGCTGGAAGCCACGGCACGCTGGGCGCGCACGCTGGGGGATGGCGGGGAACTGCACATCACCTTCCACGGCGGTGAGCCGCTTCTGCCGGGGGTGCGCTTCTACCGCCAGGCGCTGCCGCTGCTGCGCGATGGACTCGCCCCGCGCCGCGTCCAGTTCGCCGTCCAGAGCAACCTGTGGTTCCTGACCGACGCCCTGTGCGAGGTCTTCGACGAGTACCGGGTGGACCTGGGCACCAGCCTGGACGGTCCCGAAGCCATCAATGACGCCCAGCGCGGGAGGGGCTACTTTGCACGCACGATGGAGAGCATCCGCCGCGCCCGTCAGCACGGCCTGAGCGTCGGCGCCATCTGCACCTTCACCCGTCGGTCGGCGGAGCGGGCTGATGAAATCTTTGACTTTTTCCTGCAGCAAGGACTGGGCTTCAGCATCCATGCTGCGGTTCCGCCACTGCGCCAGCCCGATGCGCCCTGGGCGCTCCCGCCCGATACCTTTGGCGATCTCTTGCTCCACCTGCTCGACCGTTACCTGAATCATCTCGACCGCATCCGCATCGGCACGCTGGACGCGATGTGCCGCAGCGTCTCCGCCGGGCAGGGTGGCATCTGCACCTTTACCGATTGCATCGGCAGGCATCTGGCGGTGGACCCCGAGGGCTGGATCACCCCCTGCCAGCGTTGGGCGGGAATGCCCCGATTCCGTCTGGGCAACGTCCACGATAACCCGTCTCTCGACGACCTGGCGCAATCGCCGGTCTGGCGGATGTGGCAGGAGCGGCAGGAACGCGTCGCCGAGACCTGCGCCGGCTGCCCGCATTGGGCGTACTGCCGCGGCGGCTGCCCCTACGATGCCCTGGCTGCCAGCGGCGGTCGCTGGGACCCGGCGCGGCGCGATCCCTACTGCGCCGCCTACCGCCGTTTCTTCGACGTGGTCACCGACCGCGCCCTGGCGGAGGTCTTTTCCGAGGAGAACCTGCAGGCGGTGGCCGAACGCGGCGTGGATCAGCGCTACGGGCTGCTGCAAAAGGGCAAACTGCTGACCTTGCTGCGCGGCGGGCCGCATCCCAGTCAGGTACTGCCGCAGGCGCGGCGGACGGTGGCGGCGGTCGCTCTGGCGATGAGCGCTTCGGCGGAAGAGGCCGTCGCCCGGCTGGACCGCCTGGGCCTGGTCACCCGTCCCGAGGTCGCGCTGGCGAGCGTGCGCGCCCTGGAGCGCAGCCTGCACACCCCGCCCGACCGCCTGGTCAACGCCTACATTCACATCACCTACGCCTGCAACCTGACCTGCGCCCACTGCTACGCCGAAGCCGGTCCGCGACGACGCGAGGCGATGCCGGTGGGGGATGTCCTGCGCCTGGCTGAAGAGGCCGCCCGTCTGGGCTTTCAGAAAGTGGTCATCACCGGCGGCGAACCGTTGATGCATCCCCAGCGCGATGCCCTGCTGGAGGGACTGGCAGCGCTGCGCCCCTTACTGCGTCCGACGCGCCTGGCGCTGCGCACCAATCTGGCTTACCCGCTCACTCCCAAACTGATTGCCGCGCTGGTCCACGCCGCCGATCAGGTCATCGTCAGCCTGGACGGGGACGAAGCCAGCCACGACGCCCGCCGCGGCGCGGGGACCTATGCCCGCACGCTCGCCAACCTGCGCCGCTTGCATGAGGCGGCGCCTGCCTTGCCGTTGATGCTCGCCGCTGTGCTGACTGCGGCGCAAGCCCAGGGTCGAGAGGGAAAAGCAGTGCGCGCCCTGGGGGAGGAACTGGGAGTGCCCGTGCGCATCCGCCCGCCGCTGCCGCTGGGACGCGCTGCCGCTCATCCGCCCGCGCTGGAATCGCACACCTCTCTGGAGGAGGACGGCGCCGAAACGATGGCTCAGCGCACCGAAATTCACGTCACCTGTGGACTTGGGATGAACGTGTACATTGCCCCCGACGGCGCCTGCTACCCGTGCTATGCCCTGCACGGCCGCGCCTTTTGCCTGGGCAACGCCATAGAGCAGGGATTGAAGGAGGTGATAGTGAGCGAACGATTTCAAGCCTTGCGCGCCAAGACGGTGGACACCACCCCGCATTGCCGCGCCTGTCCCTGGCGCTACCTGTGCGGCGGCTACTGCCGCGCCTGGCGGCAGGGCGCATCCATAGACGCCCCGCCGGGCGACTGCTCCGCTCTGCAGAAACAGGCGCAGGCGAAATTGTACGCCGCGCTGGAAGCGTTGGGCATCCCGCCCGAACGCTGGGAGGCAGCCTGCAACGACTGCCGAATATTTGACCATCAGACTGTCCGACTATCTGACTAA